The following are encoded in a window of Anopheles gambiae chromosome X, idAnoGambNW_F1_1, whole genome shotgun sequence genomic DNA:
- the LOC133392176 gene encoding uncharacterized protein LOC133392176 — MSDPLGNTGQSTVRLSYEQLRDTLGRFAYFRHWTEDQIRECSVLARVVQYAPQQTIPLELPLPFAYLVLSGQCMMLQCLPLVRGTLRLASPAGDRDQLTPPPAIGPPAPDEQLETVRHLHETFTAGAATSPPAGTLRHDPANATCFLTTPTQDAPIVHQFVDVGTLRCGAVFGLGERHQQRTIVARTRTQCLLLPRCWLFLKRQNVGNTWQRLRLYLDGAIPGRDELYRRYLRDQAWLDYRRRLLAGGTAKRCTGTTPADVPMMCRMLEPVCKGKRY; from the exons ATGAGCGACCCGTTGGGCAACACCGGTCAATCGACGGTCCGGCTGAGCTACGAGCAGCTGCGGGATACGCTCGGCCGCTTCGCCTACTTCCGGCACTGGACCGAAGATcag atccGTGAGTGCAGCGTCCTCGCCCGGGTGGTACAGTACGCACCGCAGCAGACGATACCGCTCGAGCTGCCGCTCCCGTTCGCCTACCTCGTGCTGAGCGGCCAGTGCATGATGCTCCAGTGTTTGCCGCTGGTGCGCGGTACGCTTCGTCTGGCCAGTCCGGCGGGCGACCGGGACCAACTCACACCGCCACCCGCCATAGGCCCTCCGGCACCAGACGAGCAGCTCGAGACGGTGCGCCATCTGCACGAAACGTTTACGGCGGGTGCGGCCACCAGCCCACCGGCCGGAACGCTTCGCCACGATCCAGCCAATGCGACCTGCTTTCTTACG ACACCTACCCAGGACGCACCGATCGTGCATCAGTTTGTGGACGTCGGGACGCTGCGGTGCGGGGCCGTGTTTGGGCTGGGCGAGCGGCACCAGCAACGCACGATCGTGGCCCGCACCCGCACCCAGTGTCTGCTGCTGCCCCGCTGCTGGCTCTTCCTGAAGCGCCAGAACGTGGGCAACACGTGGCAGCGGTTGCGCCTCTACCTCGACGGCGCGATACCGGGGCGGGACGAGCTGTACCGGCGGTACCTGCGCGACCAGGCCTGGCTCGACTatcggcggcggctgctcgcCGGCGGCACGGCCAAACGGTGCACCGGCACGACGCCGGCGGACGTACCGATGATGTGCCGAATGCTGGAGCCAGTCTGCAAAGGGAAACGATACTAA
- the LOC1271699 gene encoding uncharacterized protein LOC1271699, with protein MASLARFSVALVLTVVVLVRGAHGVSGIYVNNHKIDKFEADRVKLLRPASDGHSSPGYVSKSELLTKDNFTSVQQYYQYLVGEDPVKYIDLLWGKNKTQLPSIFRIGSGAGSASVPFATTRAPATSASNVTKNTVQYFDDQSTIKNTLNNTNLAYFGDYQLPPATPPSTGVGATVPQLQSFSTTRTPTGPSRRRRKKKPTPAPVPPAAALGVSGPTTADLTKAQLTPETLSLLSRYYSFSCTLTPVQPMPSTATPTPLPPVQSTTRRTKTRYLTTKPTAKTTTKRPQTTTVPTNVKQRKPVVYVEPPVIKRIGGVLESVYTFMENALTSTEYVEDSEETRAAKVRPLRDASASPKVKRNTYTKVSASEPDFVASNSGEGDSASRSTAPGADQTWLPLASSEGAAPPVTKHFTPKLVTISGLPSTISTDGNKNKMTTNIQVTSEYTAATPPTVTLGRPTPDASSAEYDDDSSESEEEYFEDFGAFEETDDEDDEEEDEEDDENGEQYGGGSSESVRPNRQTALSNDKDYEEAGTHVERPVRIKRVKKRRRKKRPAVTSYEDTAEYSDEDSSDEADDEYEERDESVGEDDDDEEDYESGESPDGAEGFFSRMFSTFGRFVRSLGFGGAARGSPDDYEEYGGARSTTPRVQGVRRRPTRSTANVPDYPGAEVQTPERSPVGWLGLPGAYLTNELEEEEVAPTLELPAEPSPTSSGWFDLMMPWDFFNPWTSDESTDQEVIPELQTVPAVTPPQVVVTPSPSAPISGWLSQFFGTASTTTPSPSTTTLPKPEQILSVLAQYVAQSATTKRPLAAAPSKRPSRTVSYANYQLWRIFAQTAEQLQRLEDYRQSPDGLRLQWWTHPSLHRPTDVLVPPGALADSLREYLDEEGLRHEPTIRNVGQAIAYENPAMTRREQLELELHQGHPLTWYRYHRYADIVKFLYHLQRRHPEQVQLLHIGRSYEGRPITVARVSFHSGPKRPKRAKKRPAVFVEAGAHGHEWIGPSVATWLLHRLLELPQAEPSNGTSPGEARTIQSYDWYVLPVLNPDGYEYSHRYDRLWSKNRSNHTQAHPAGVGQALLSSAISWWNADKDPTGEGCYGVDLNRNWAYRWAQAVHPGQCSDNYAGAEPFSEPETRAVRDFLLARRRHVRLYLSLQAYGQLLAYPELERADDPPYGPDPPGDVHEMGQAGLDALRAEPGEFLYALEPVTGPATYGTATGYARYGAGIRYSYTLRLPDRGTHGFLLPPSSIVPIGRDTLELLRGMLDYN; from the exons ATGGCCTCGCTGGCAAGGTTCAGTGTGGCGCTGGTGCTGACGGTAGTGGTGCTCGTACGGGGCGCGCATGGCGTCAGTGGAATATACGTGAACAATCACAAAATTGACAAGTTTGAGGCGGACCGTGTGAAGCTGCTGCGTCCAGCCTCCGACGGCCACTCGTCCCCGGGCTACGTGAGCAAGAGCGAGCTGCTCACGAAAGATAACTTTACCAGCGTGCAGCAGTACTACCAGTATCTGGTGGGCGAGGACCCGGTGAAGTATATTGATCTGCTGTGGGGTAAAAACAAGACCCAGCTTCCCTCCATCTTTCGCATCGGTAGTGGCGCAGGCTCAGCGTCTGTACCGTTTGCAACGACCCGGGCACCGGCAACTTCGGCCAGCAACGTAACGAAGAATACCGTTCAGTACTTCGACGATCAATCTACaatcaaaaacacactcaataACACGAACCTGGCATACTTTGGTGACTACCAGCTACCTCCGGCGACTCCTCCATCAACCGGTGTAGGCGCGACAGTGCCACAGCTGCAATCATTTTCCACTACCCGCACACCAACAGGTCCTAGCAGAAGGCGTAGAAAGAAGAAACCAACTCCGGCCCCCGTGCCACCCGCAGCAGCACTCGGTGTGAGTGGACCGACCACCGCCGACCTAACCAAAGCCCAACTAACGCCAGAAACGCTGTCCCTGTTAAGCCGCTACTACTCCTTCAGCTGCACGCTAACTCCTGTGCAACCGATGCCCTCCACAGCTACGCCAACTCCTCTGCCGCCGGTCCAAAGTACAACGCGCCGCACTAAAACACGCTACCTAACGACCAAACCCACGGCCAAGACTACAACCAAGCGTCCCCAGACAACCACAGTTCCAACCAACGTGAAACAGCGGAAGCCCGTCGTCTACGTCGAACCGCCGGTGATAAAGCGCATCGGCGGTGTGCTCGAGTCGGTGTACACGTTCATGGAGAACGCGCTCACCAGCACGGAGTACGTGGAGGACTCGGAGGAGACGCGGGCAGCGAAGGTTCGCCCCTTGCGCGACGCCTCCGCGAGCCCCAAGGTGAAGCGCAACACCTACACGAAGGTGTCGGCAAGTGAGCCCGACTTTGTGGCCAGCAACTCGGGCGAGGGCGACAGTGCATCCCGCTCCACCGCGCCCGGGGCCGATCAGACGTGGCTCCCGTTGGCGTCCTCCGAGGGTGCGGCGCCCCCCGTTACGAAGCACTTTACGCCGAAGCTGGTCACCATTTCCGGGCTGCCGTCGACGATCAGCACGGACGGCAACAAGAACAAGATGACGACCAACATACAGGTGACGAGCGAGTACACGGCGGCGACTCCACCGACCGTGACGCTCGGGAGGCCGACGCCGGACGCGAGCAGTGCGGAGTACGACGACGACAGCAGCGAGTCGGAGGAGGAGTACTTTGAAGACTTTGGAGCGTTCGAAGAGACggacgatgaggatgatgaggaggaggacgaagaGGATGACGAGAATGGAGAGCAGTACGGGGGTGGTAGCAGTGAGTCGGTACGCCCGAACCGTCAGACAGCGCTGTCCAACGATAAGGACTACGAGGAAGCAGGCACACACGTGGAGCGCCCGGTGCGCATTAAGCGGGTGAAGAAGCGGCGGCGCAAGAAGCGTCCAGCTGTCACGAGCTACGAGGATACGGCGGAGTACAGCGACGAGGACTCGTCGGATGAGGCGGACGATGAGTACGAGGAGCGGGACGAATCGGTAGGGgaggatgacgacgatgaggaggaCTACGAGTCAGGCGAGTCGCCGGACGGGGCGGAAGGTTTCTTCAGCCGGATGTTCTCCACGTTCGGGCGGTTCGTGAGGTCGCTCGGGTTCGGCGGGGCTGCTCGAGGATCTCCCGACGACTATGAGGAGTACGGGGGAGCGCGCAGTACGACACCGCGGGTGCAGGGGGTGCGTCGGCGCCCCACACGCAGTACCGCGAACGTTCCAGACTATCCTGGGGCGGAGGTCCAAACACCTGAGAGGAGTCCAGTGGGTTGGTTGGGTTTACCTGGAGCTTATCTGACAAATgagctggaggaggaggaagttGCGCCAACGCTGGAGTTGCCCGCAGAACCTTCGCCCACCAGCTCCGGGTGGTTTGATCTGATGATGCCTTGGGACTTTTTCAATCCCTGGACGTCTGATGAGTCAACAGACCAGGAAGTGATCCCTGAACTTCAAACTGTGCCAGCGGTGACTCCTCCACAGGTGGTAGTGACTCCATCACCTTCCGCCCCAATCTCTGGCTGGTTGTCACAGTTCTTCGGTACGGCAAGCACGACCACGCCGTCTCCTTCCACGACCACGCTGCCCAAGCCGGAGCAGATACTGTCGGTGTTGGCGCAGTACGTCGCCCAGTCTGCCACCACCAAGCGTCCACTAGCAGCAGCCCCCTCGAAGCGACCCTCGCGCACGGTATCCTACGCCAACTACCAGCTGTGGCGCATCTTCGCACAAACCGCGGAACAGCTGCAGCGCCTGGAAGACTATCGACAATCGCCCGACGGCTTACGCCTCCAGTGGTGGACCCATCCCTCCCTGCACCGGCCCACCGATGTGCTAGTGCCGCCGGGCGCCCTGGCCGACTCGCTGCGCGAATATCTCGACGAGGAGGGTCTGCGCCACGAACCGACCATCCGTAACGTCGGGCAGGCGATCGCGTACGAAAACCCGGCCATGACGCGGCGCGAACAGCTCGAGCTGGAGCTGCACCAGGGCCATCCACTGACCTGGTACCGGTACCATCGGTACGCCGACATCGTCAAGTTCCTGTACCACCTGCAGCGGCGCCACCCGGAGCAGGTGCAGCTCCTCCACATCGGTCGCTCGTACGAGGGACGGCCGATTACGGTGGCGCGCGTTTCGTTCCATAGCGGCCCGAAGCGTCCGAAGCGGGCCAAAAAGCGACCGGCCGTGTTTGTGGAGGCGGGTGCGCACGGCCACGAATGGATCGGCCCGTCGGTGGCGACCTGGCTGCTGCACCGTTTGCTGGAGCTGCCCCAAGCCGAGCCGAGCAATGGGACGTCGCCCGGGGAGGCGCGCACCATCCAGTCGTACGATTGGTACGTCCTGCCGGTGCTCAATCCGGACGGGTACGAGTACAGCCACCGGTACGATCGGCTGTGGTCGAAGAACCGCTCCAACCACACCCAGGCGCACCCGGCCGGCGTTGGGCAGGCCCTACTCTCCAGCGC GATCAGCTGGTGGAACGCCGACAAGGACCCGACCGGCGAGGGATGCTACGGCGTCGACCTGAACCGCAACTGGGCGTACCGTTGGGCGCAGGCCGTGCATCCCGGCCAGTGCAGCGACAACTACGCCGGCGCCGAGCCGTTCTCCGAGCCGGAGACACGGGCGGTGCGCGACTTCCTGCTGGCGCGTCGGCGCCACGTCCGCCTCTACCTGTCGCTGCAGGCGTACGGCCAGCTGCTCGCCTACCCCGAGCTGGAGCGGGCCGACGATCCACCGTACGGGCCGGACCCGCCCGGCGACGTGCACGAGATGGGCCAGGCCGGGCTGGACGCGCTGCGTGCCGAGCCGGGCGAGTTCCTGTACGCGCTCGAGCCGGTGACCGGGCCGGCCACGTACGGCACGGCGACGGGCTATGCGCGGTACGGGGCCGGCATCCGGTACAGCTACACGCTGCGGCTACCGGACCGGGGGACGCACGGGTTCCTGCTGCCCCCGTCCAGCATCGTGCCGATCGGGCGGGACACCCTCGAGCTGCTGCGCGGCATGCTCGACTACAATTAG